GATCTGATTTGCTCTCTTACGGCGTGCTTCAAATTGTGCTACACGACGCTCATAGGCTTTGTCCGTTTCTCTCTTGCCTTTCGGTGCCAATCGTCCACCGCCCGTGTTATCGGTATGACCAGAAATTTCAATGAGCAGGTTTGACTTTTGCTTGAGCAGTTGGACAACTTCAGTTAGTTTTGATTCTTCTGCACGCGGAATTACAGCGCTCCCTGTCGGGAAATTGATAGAGATAGCAATCTTATCGCCTACTGTAAAGTCCGTTACATCGACTGAAGTATTGGCACTTGCTTTACCACCTCTACCAAACGCTGTGATACTGTAGTTCAGAGTGCCCTTGGTTTTTCCAACGACTTCATACGTTCCCTTCGGTTGGAAAAGCCCAATCAGGGTGTTTCCTTCACGAATTTCTACATACTCTGCATTTTTGGCGTCCCATGATAATATGGACTTTTCATCAGCTTTGATGCTGGTTGGATTAGCTGAGAAGACCACGGTAGGTGCTGGCGGCGGTGGTGTTACAGTTACACTAATTGGCATTTCCGTTACCATGCCTTCTTTAACAGCTCTAATCGTGTAAGTTGTGGTTGCACTTGGCTGAAGTGTCTTTGAGCCTTCAGCTTCCACGATTCCAATTTCACTAATTTCTACAGTATCGGCATCTTCAACAGCCCAAGAAATGGTTGTCGATTTACCCTCCTCAATGATGTTGTGTTTTGCTTCGAACAGTTTGATCACGGGTCTTGGTGGCGCAACAGGGGCGGAACTGCATGCAGCACATCCTGAGACGATGGCACTTAGCACCGCTGACCAAAGAATAAGTGAAAGGAGTTTGCTGTGACTCATGTTGGTTTTGTGCTTTTGATATTAACGGAGATGTGAAAACTGGTGTTTGGTTTTAGTTACTCAAAAGTTGCTTGTGCGACTGCATTATAACACCGTGTTGCAAATATAGACGATTTTGTTTGACTATTCAAAAACCGCCATACCTCTCAAGTTTTTCAATTCTAAGTCAGTAAGTCAAAGTTTTTTTGGCCATTTCAAGAAAGTTACACCTGAAGCTCGCATGAGCAAGAAGAGACCTATCAAAAGAATCACCGCATTGCCTGACCACATTGCGACAGCTGGGGAGAGCAGTCGTCTATCGGCTAATTTTTCACCACCAATAAGAAATATCCAATATAGCAAAAAAAAGATAAGTGACAGTCCTGCACCTACACCAAATCCCCCGCGCTTTGTGAGCACCCCAAGTGGCACACCTACGAGCACAAAGAAAAAACAGGCAAACGGCAACGCATATTTTTTGTGCACTTCTACCATATAAGTGCTCACTGCGTTTTGCTGATTGTCTATCGTATAAAGATTGCCAGAGGTCGCAGTCATTTGATTGCGCAGTGTTGTAATAGCATAGTCAAGACTGGCTTCACGGCGTGCTCCTTCCACGCGGCGAATGTATCCAATTGAATCGAGTGTCATTGGCATAGCAGGCGTTTGTGCCAGCACAGCAAATAGCGAATCGATTTCAGGACTCAATAGGTCAGGTTCGGAAGACTGCTGAATCTGAATTTGACTCAGTGTATCTTGTCGTAGCCTTGAGTGAGGTAATACGAGTTCTTGTATGTGAGCGAAGAGTGCCTTCTGGTAATTCTTTTCTGCAGAAGCTATTTGCAACAAGAGACTATCGCAGATTGCCAGCATATCACTGGCTGAGAGTTCACGGTCGCCGCGCGAGACTGTGCTTTCATCAGAACGCTCGAAGCCATAGCCTGTTGCATCGAAGAGTATACGATGGGCATAAAAGCTGACACGGCGATAACTCTGGCGTGTGTCG
The sequence above is drawn from the [Chlorobium] sp. 445 genome and encodes:
- a CDS encoding permease; translated protein: MKILTKYILKQHIPPFIFAFSTVIFVFTVQFLTRTLDRLVGKGLSIATITELVVLQMAWMVVLAAPMASLVATLMTFGNLTSTLEMTAIRAGGISLGRILLPVLSAGLILTYLAERFGNVVLPEANHRAKVLMMDISRQKPAFALKDNVFSDMIYGYSILARKTVDTTSKLYGVTIYDYSQPNTTAIITADSAEMEFSSDGNHLLMILYQGEMHDIDRDTRQSYRRVSFYAHRILFDATGYGFERSDESTVSRGDRELSASDMLAICDSLLLQIASAEKNYQKALFAHIQELVLPHSRLRQDTLSQIQIQQSSEPDLLSPEIDSLFAVLAQTPAMPMTLDSIGYIRRVEGARREASLDYAITTLRNQMTATSGNLYTIDNQQNAVSTYMVEVHKKYALPFACFFFVLVGVPLGVLTKRGGFGVGAGLSLIFFLLYWIFLIGGEKLADRRLLSPAVAMWSGNAVILLIGLFLLMRASGVTFLKWPKKL